A DNA window from Parabacteroides johnsonii DSM 18315 contains the following coding sequences:
- a CDS encoding DUF4313 domain-containing protein: MNKSNTLYWKTATDPAECIEVRLVLNSYIDNDNLYVGLESRSKENPECWESYTDITVNLNSLPPFHAYVDNRDCNRHVHDFLTSNRIAEPAGFEYQGFRMFRFNPDRLKELAPEQFKTISAKLPPQDDMIKDIIYQERRFPLRTVQDIHGIYLVSSKELEESLIEGVRNLDAAAYELLDGICLFCSTQELRYLTDAELIETIYAQ; the protein is encoded by the coding sequence ATGAACAAATCGAACACTCTATACTGGAAAACAGCCACAGATCCGGCTGAGTGCATTGAGGTCAGACTCGTCCTGAACAGTTATATCGACAATGACAATCTGTATGTAGGACTTGAATCCCGGTCTAAGGAGAATCCGGAATGCTGGGAATCCTACACGGACATCACCGTCAACCTCAATTCCCTTCCCCCGTTCCATGCCTATGTGGACAACCGGGACTGCAACAGACACGTACATGATTTCCTGACCAGTAACAGAATAGCGGAGCCTGCCGGATTTGAATATCAGGGATTCAGAATGTTTCGCTTCAATCCTGACAGGTTGAAGGAACTCGCACCCGAACAGTTCAAGACAATCAGCGCCAAACTGCCACCACAGGATGACATGATAAAGGACATCATCTATCAGGAAAGACGTTTCCCTTTGAGAACTGTTCAAGACATTCACGGAATATATCTTGTTTCAAGCAAGGAACTGGAAGAATCTCTGATCGAAGGAGTACGGAACCTGGATGCTGCGGCATATGAACTGCTGGATGGCATCTGCCTGTTCTGCTCCACACAGGAACTGCGCTATCTTACGGATGCAGAACTGATAGAAACAATCTACGCACAATAA
- a CDS encoding DUF4120 family protein has protein sequence MKICCSQEHYDKVVQYAKSINDKTLENCLERLKQWEKNENRPCEIELYYDHAPYSFGFCERYPDGNTGIVGGLLYHGNPDESFAVTMERFHGWSIHT, from the coding sequence ATGAAAATCTGCTGTTCACAAGAGCATTACGACAAGGTCGTACAGTATGCAAAATCAATCAATGACAAGACACTGGAAAACTGTCTTGAACGTCTCAAACAATGGGAGAAGAACGAGAACCGTCCATGCGAAATCGAACTCTATTACGACCATGCGCCGTATTCGTTCGGATTCTGCGAACGTTATCCGGACGGAAATACAGGCATTGTCGGAGGACTGCTGTATCATGGAAATCCGGACGAGTCCTTTGCCGTCACCATGGAACGTTTCCACGGATGGAGCATACATACCTGA
- a CDS encoding DUF4121 family protein, producing the protein MNTKIRYDLDSLELANGDFGYPITEKEVRKVNRMLELMENVRNRQMCPTEGDCVEFVSRSGDYFGKAHIERITGKYADICLIPETVFCFDDMGKAAYDTTGSPWTQVNIRNMKPAGTEIRIFRTWGFGKRSSTGSLRFEAPVRKWECREPNPLYDGYTTRNWFRYHIMKHRDRERTGEYTFRSDSFTLYSRSELDELAAILKGRLYKGILPDSLVLWGYRMDIKEISREQWNGMGQHGQIRMKFMGYGPVRIHTDNENHTVTVYRINDSL; encoded by the coding sequence ATGAATACAAAGATACGATATGACCTTGACAGTCTTGAACTGGCAAACGGTGACTTCGGGTATCCCATTACAGAAAAGGAAGTACGGAAAGTGAACCGTATGCTGGAACTGATGGAGAATGTCCGAAACAGGCAGATGTGCCCGACAGAAGGAGACTGCGTGGAATTTGTCTCACGTTCTGGTGACTATTTCGGAAAAGCTCATATAGAACGGATAACAGGAAAATATGCGGATATATGCCTGATACCGGAAACGGTATTCTGTTTCGATGACATGGGAAAAGCCGCCTATGATACCACCGGAAGTCCCTGGACGCAGGTCAATATCCGGAACATGAAACCCGCAGGTACTGAAATCCGCATATTCAGGACATGGGGATTCGGGAAGCGCAGCAGTACGGGCAGTCTAAGGTTCGAAGCTCCGGTCAGGAAATGGGAATGCAGAGAACCGAATCCGTTGTATGACGGTTACACCACCCGTAACTGGTTCCGCTATCATATCATGAAACACCGGGACAGGGAAAGGACAGGCGAATACACCTTCCGCAGCGATTCATTCACGCTGTACAGCCGGAGCGAGCTGGACGAGCTGGCCGCAATCCTGAAAGGCAGACTCTACAAGGGAATCCTGCCTGACTCTCTTGTACTTTGGGGATACCGCATGGACATTAAGGAAATATCACGTGAGCAGTGGAACGGTATGGGACAGCACGGACAAATCCGCATGAAATTCATGGGATACGGTCCGGTCAGAATCCACACGGACAATGAAAACCATACCGTAACAGTATACAGAATCAACGACAGTCTATAA
- a CDS encoding N-6 DNA methylase, whose amino-acid sequence MARYEISNEVRPLDRLITDFASSCGYEIQTVFNDLLRFIIHGFSPGAPPISNWKYKRQQNASFMEMTAEWTRIMQKQIGRSGWFDAFGELHMAYCSKPGQQANGQFFTPSHICELMVMCAAGKKETGQRMGDPTCGSGRLLLAYHAHNPGNYLVGEDISRTCCMMTVCNMLVHGCVGEVICHDSLQPKAFTDGWKVNQALPLTGIPSIRRMKEEEYRNPLPENIGRFKEAVRIINLLDK is encoded by the coding sequence ATGGCACGATATGAAATCTCCAACGAAGTCAGGCCGCTCGACAGGCTCATCACAGACTTTGCCTCCTCATGCGGCTATGAAATACAGACCGTATTCAACGACCTGCTGCGTTTCATCATCCACGGCTTCTCTCCTGGAGCACCGCCAATAAGTAACTGGAAATACAAGCGTCAGCAAAACGCCTCGTTCATGGAAATGACAGCCGAATGGACACGTATCATGCAGAAACAAATCGGCAGGTCGGGCTGGTTCGACGCTTTCGGTGAACTCCACATGGCCTACTGCTCAAAACCGGGACAACAGGCAAACGGACAGTTCTTCACGCCGTCACATATCTGTGAACTCATGGTCATGTGCGCGGCAGGTAAAAAAGAGACCGGACAGAGGATGGGAGACCCTACATGCGGCAGCGGAAGGCTCTTGCTGGCATACCATGCGCACAATCCGGGAAACTATCTGGTCGGAGAAGACATCAGCCGGACCTGCTGCATGATGACCGTATGCAACATGCTCGTCCACGGATGTGTCGGGGAAGTGATCTGTCATGACAGTCTCCAGCCGAAGGCATTCACCGACGGATGGAAAGTCAACCAGGCTCTGCCCTTGACGGGAATACCTTCTATAAGACGCATGAAGGAAGAGGAATACAGGAATCCTCTTCCGGAAAATATCGGACGCTTCAAAGAGGCAGTCCGTATCATCAACCTATTGGACAAATAA
- a CDS encoding type II toxin-antitoxin system RelE/ParE family toxin yields MKQERTISAYKNYFMDFISSLRKEEARKIYYILDMLKVQERVSSKFVKYLREELYEIRAEYGGNIFRVFFIFDDGNIVILFNGFQKKTQKTPPSEIEKALKIKEEYYESKK; encoded by the coding sequence ATGAAACAGGAAAGGACCATATCAGCCTACAAGAATTATTTTATGGACTTTATCTCATCTCTCAGAAAAGAGGAAGCCCGTAAGATATACTACATTCTTGATATGCTGAAAGTACAGGAAAGGGTAAGCAGCAAGTTCGTAAAGTATCTGCGCGAAGAACTCTATGAAATCCGTGCTGAATATGGAGGCAACATCTTCCGGGTATTCTTCATATTTGATGACGGGAACATCGTAATCCTGTTCAACGGATTTCAGAAAAAGACACAGAAGACACCGCCTTCTGAAATAGAAAAGGCATTAAAGATAAAGGAGGAGTATTATGAAAGCAAGAAATGA
- a CDS encoding helix-turn-helix domain-containing protein, translating to MKARNENLTSIDAIMDAEFGKPGTPEREEFRKEAYAYCMGQIICDARKKEKMTQSELAEKIGTNKSYISRIEKGIVDPGISTFCRIIDALGLKIEIVKPVL from the coding sequence ATGAAAGCAAGAAATGAAAACCTGACCAGCATCGATGCTATCATGGATGCGGAATTCGGCAAGCCGGGAACACCTGAACGTGAGGAGTTCCGTAAGGAGGCATACGCCTACTGCATGGGACAGATTATATGCGATGCCAGAAAGAAGGAAAAGATGACCCAGTCCGAACTGGCTGAAAAAATCGGGACCAACAAGTCCTATATCTCCAGAATAGAAAAAGGTATTGTAGATCCGGGTATCAGTACGTTCTGCCGTATCATTGATGCACTCGGATTGAAGATTGAAATTGTCAAACCGGTATTATAA